One stretch of Girardinichthys multiradiatus isolate DD_20200921_A chromosome 2, DD_fGirMul_XY1, whole genome shotgun sequence DNA includes these proteins:
- the ice2 gene encoding little elongation complex subunit 2 isoform X1, with the protein MELLWDDDPGPDGPFFTRDLYDKYLLAPNIRELWAFLQSPAENTSAKQGCAGAAEDCGTPSLKDDAKLKGNRRVGSQASRWESCDSDDLSAGNDEAPKNSKRGRNSRIKTEMEVDVAFPEPRLPYPCMSSLSSKDQKTYMGYLMNTKTRRPPKNLLVRINNEVAQFMRYLQDVAKICADDYNSITQGAMQYTEEFFEACLESVKALPQFYQIHEMTSLTGGTFNPGLVLTFEKQLLTMGTANITDHKMVPADAQLASDYHSVSSANPPAKKAKDKHAMISSDGNVEKLCAYYEPHVCLTRDALVRLLDNHGPDFGDQWELPVLVKVTPGKGSSKRKAVYIDSPLLKREVTVRERSQIYYEESLKLSIMTKGSNKVFHLMTERPAHEHQFSQEASMRGYVSVENSGLDFEVDLTDLETFGETATKTPQIKKTKSQQDKRTESSGATSTPDVVKSDISNENPKASSSSQEDFNTASRSPENPRTESSQLVVSEAESLKTESQGSRHKWDEETVFMADSDDEKLIIDDSGSLVASLTNQSEPLTTTCSTDPPVTSPIKSTSPNTDPSPPFKGTRSKQTTRRAKASGDQLGEILRMQTAMFKSGNESAIAVKSPSRCVGPQLNPHPTSLVKQCVSLYLERQQNEEGDNRAALPESAFVNINPTEHKKILSENLQACAEDELDYDAPVEGNLLYKLYSLQDLLVMVRSSVSLTHTRKVDNSQNQYVPVHVLPKLEYQLSYGVECLTSSEACQLWTETSLHSSTVSYIAHINAHASKVALLRKLPDDWMQNISCGFKPSKSLNILHHLLKKLTGLEEGQYLIVHKAGEPFVTLLKAAGGKVSRGAYDLQQIHSSVPQPPSLCPVPWIPVDPAVVLPFHQQHSRVPCTFPPKTFQKTTKDGDNSRAGQKNPNVQKKGKQTKRSAKRNKYIKKLVQKSV; encoded by the exons ATGGAGCTGCTGTG GGATGATGACCCGGGCCCCGACGGCCCTTTCTTCACCAGAGACCTCTATGACAAATATTTGCTTGCACCAAACATCAGGGAACTTTGGGCCTTTCTTCAAAG TCCTGCAGAAAATACCAGTGCAAAACAAGGATGTGCGGGGGCTGCAGAAGACTGCGGCACTCCTTCCCTAAAAGATGATGCAAAGTTAAAAGGCAACCGTCGCGTCGGCAGCCAAGCGTCCAGATGGGAGAGCTGTGATAGTGATGATCTGTCTGCAGGCAATGATGAGGCACCAAAAAACAGCAAGAGAGGCAGAAATTCCAGGATAAAGACGGAGATGGAGGTAGATGTTGCCTTTCCTGAACCCAGGCTGCCGTATCCCTGCATGTCCAGCCTGTCCAGCAAAGACCAGAAAACCTATATGGGTTATTTGATGAATACGAAGACCAGGAGACCTCCAAAG AACTTACTGGTGCGAATAAACAATGAAGTGGCGCAGTTCATGAGGTACCTGCAGGATGTTGCTAAAATATGTGCTGATGACTACAATTCTATAACACAAGGAGCTATGCAGTATACAGAG GAGTTCTTTGAGGCATGTTTAGAGTCTGTTAAGGCACTTCCTCAGTTCTACCAGATCCATGAAATGACCAGTTTGACAGGAGGAACGTTTAATCCAGGTCTGGTGCTGACATTTGAGAAACAGCTGCTGACAATG GGCACTGCGAATATAACCGACCACAAGATGGTGCCTGCTGATGCACAGCTTGCATCCGATTATCACAGTGTTTCATCAGCGAATCCTCCAGCTAAGAAAGCCAAGGACAAGCATGCT ATGATCAGCAGCGATGGAAATGTTGAAAAACTGTGTGCTTATTATGAACCTCATGTCTGTCTGACCCGAGATGCCTTGGTCAGGCTGCTGGACAACCATGGCCCCGACTTCGGGGACCAATGGGAACTGCCTGTTTTGGTAAAAGTAACACCAGGAAAAG gaagTAGTAAAAGGAAGGCTGTGTACATAGACTCTCCTCTCCTGAAACGTGAAGTGACGGTGAGAGAGAGGAGTCAGATCTACTACGAAGAAAGTTTGAAGCTCTCCATCATGACAAAAGGAAGTAATAAAGTGTTCCATTTAATGACCGAGCGGCCTGCACATGAGCACCAGTTCTCACAG GAAGCCTCCATGAGAGGTTACGTGTCTGTCGAAAACAGTGGCCTTGACTTTGAAGTGGACCTAACTGACCTGGAGACCTTTGGAGAAACTGCAACTAAAACGCCCCAGATCAAAAAGACAAAGAGTCAGCAGGATAAACGGACTGAAAGTAGTGGAGCTACAAGTACTCCAGATGTGGTCAAGTCGGATATTTCCAATGAAAATCCTAAAGCTAGCAGCAGTTCACAAGAAGACTTTAACACTGCTTCTCGATCCCCAGAAAACCCCAGAACAGAATCAAGTCAGCTGGTTGTGAGCGAGGCGGAGTCACTAAAGACTGAATCGCAGGGTTCTCGCCACAAATGGGATGAAGAGACAGTTTTTATGGCAGATTCAGATGACGAGAAGCTGATCATTGATGATTCTGGCTCATTAGTAGCATCACTTACAAACCAGTCAGAACCTCTGACTACAACGTGCTCCACAGACCCCCCAGTTACATCTCCTATAAAGTCTACCTCTCCAAACACTGACCCCTCTCCGCCTTTTAAGGGTACAAGGTCTAAACAGACCACTAGACGAGCAAAAGCTTCTGGGGATCAACTAGGTGAGATCCTGCGCATGCAAACAGCCATGTTCAAGTCTGGCAATGAATCAGCGATTGCCGTTAAGTCCCCAAGCCGCTGTGTGGGGCCCCAGCTGAACCCACATCCAACATCTCTGGTTAAACAGTGTGTGTCCTTATATTTGGAAAGACAGCAGAACGAGGAAGGTGACAATCGagctgctcttcctgaatctgCATTCGTCAACATCAATCCTACAGAGCACAAAA AAATACTTTCAGAAAACCTTCAGGCTTGCGCAGAAGACGAGCTAGACTATGACGCTCCGGTGGAGGGGAATCTGCTCTACAAGCTCTACAGTCTGCAAGACCTCTTGGTGATGGTGCGGAGCTCTGTCTCTCTGACCCACACAAGAAAAGTAGACAATAGTCAGAATCAG TATGTGCCAGTGCATGTTTTACCAAAGTTGGAGTACCAGCTTTCTTACGGTGTTGAATGTCTAACCAGCAGCGAGGCATGCCAGCTGTGGACAGAGACATCGCTTCACTCCAGCACAGTGTCTTACATTG CTCACATCAATGCACACGCATCCAAAGTTGCTCTGCTGAGGAAGCTGCCTGATGACTGGATGCAGAACATCTCCTGCGGGTTCAA aCCTTCAAAATCACTGAATATTTTGCACCACCTTCTGAAAAAGCTAACTGG ATTGGAGGAGGGTCAGTACCTTATTGTGCACAAAGCTGGAGAGCCGTTTGTGACACTGCTGAAAGCAGCAGGTGGAAAAGTGAGTCGGGGAGCGTACGACCTGCAGCAGATACACAGCTCTGTTCCCCAGCCCCCAAGTTTGTGCCCTGTGCCTTGGATACCTGTAGATCCGGCTGTGGTCCTCCCGTTCCACCAGCAACACAGCAGAGTTCCCTGTACATTTCCTCCAAAAACCTTTCAAAAG ACAACAAAAGATGGAGATAACAGCAGAGCTGGTCAGAAGAACCCGAATGTCCAGAAGAagggcaaacaaacaaaacgttCAGCCAAACgtaacaaatatataaaaaagctTGTTCAGAAGTCTGTTTAA
- the ice2 gene encoding little elongation complex subunit 2 isoform X2 — protein sequence MMTRAPTALSSPETSMTNICLHQTSGNFGPFFKGNDEAPKNSKRGRNSRIKTEMEVDVAFPEPRLPYPCMSSLSSKDQKTYMGYLMNTKTRRPPKNLLVRINNEVAQFMRYLQDVAKICADDYNSITQGAMQYTEEFFEACLESVKALPQFYQIHEMTSLTGGTFNPGLVLTFEKQLLTMGTANITDHKMVPADAQLASDYHSVSSANPPAKKAKDKHAMISSDGNVEKLCAYYEPHVCLTRDALVRLLDNHGPDFGDQWELPVLVKVTPGKGSSKRKAVYIDSPLLKREVTVRERSQIYYEESLKLSIMTKGSNKVFHLMTERPAHEHQFSQEASMRGYVSVENSGLDFEVDLTDLETFGETATKTPQIKKTKSQQDKRTESSGATSTPDVVKSDISNENPKASSSSQEDFNTASRSPENPRTESSQLVVSEAESLKTESQGSRHKWDEETVFMADSDDEKLIIDDSGSLVASLTNQSEPLTTTCSTDPPVTSPIKSTSPNTDPSPPFKGTRSKQTTRRAKASGDQLGEILRMQTAMFKSGNESAIAVKSPSRCVGPQLNPHPTSLVKQCVSLYLERQQNEEGDNRAALPESAFVNINPTEHKKILSENLQACAEDELDYDAPVEGNLLYKLYSLQDLLVMVRSSVSLTHTRKVDNSQNQYVPVHVLPKLEYQLSYGVECLTSSEACQLWTETSLHSSTVSYIAHINAHASKVALLRKLPDDWMQNISCGFKPSKSLNILHHLLKKLTGLEEGQYLIVHKAGEPFVTLLKAAGGKVSRGAYDLQQIHSSVPQPPSLCPVPWIPVDPAVVLPFHQQHSRVPCTFPPKTFQKTTKDGDNSRAGQKNPNVQKKGKQTKRSAKRNKYIKKLVQKSV from the exons ATGATGACCCGGGCCCCGACGGCCCTTTCTTCACCAGAGACCTCTATGACAAATATTTGCTTGCACCAAACATCAGGGAACTTTGGGCCTTTCTTCAAAG GCAATGATGAGGCACCAAAAAACAGCAAGAGAGGCAGAAATTCCAGGATAAAGACGGAGATGGAGGTAGATGTTGCCTTTCCTGAACCCAGGCTGCCGTATCCCTGCATGTCCAGCCTGTCCAGCAAAGACCAGAAAACCTATATGGGTTATTTGATGAATACGAAGACCAGGAGACCTCCAAAG AACTTACTGGTGCGAATAAACAATGAAGTGGCGCAGTTCATGAGGTACCTGCAGGATGTTGCTAAAATATGTGCTGATGACTACAATTCTATAACACAAGGAGCTATGCAGTATACAGAG GAGTTCTTTGAGGCATGTTTAGAGTCTGTTAAGGCACTTCCTCAGTTCTACCAGATCCATGAAATGACCAGTTTGACAGGAGGAACGTTTAATCCAGGTCTGGTGCTGACATTTGAGAAACAGCTGCTGACAATG GGCACTGCGAATATAACCGACCACAAGATGGTGCCTGCTGATGCACAGCTTGCATCCGATTATCACAGTGTTTCATCAGCGAATCCTCCAGCTAAGAAAGCCAAGGACAAGCATGCT ATGATCAGCAGCGATGGAAATGTTGAAAAACTGTGTGCTTATTATGAACCTCATGTCTGTCTGACCCGAGATGCCTTGGTCAGGCTGCTGGACAACCATGGCCCCGACTTCGGGGACCAATGGGAACTGCCTGTTTTGGTAAAAGTAACACCAGGAAAAG gaagTAGTAAAAGGAAGGCTGTGTACATAGACTCTCCTCTCCTGAAACGTGAAGTGACGGTGAGAGAGAGGAGTCAGATCTACTACGAAGAAAGTTTGAAGCTCTCCATCATGACAAAAGGAAGTAATAAAGTGTTCCATTTAATGACCGAGCGGCCTGCACATGAGCACCAGTTCTCACAG GAAGCCTCCATGAGAGGTTACGTGTCTGTCGAAAACAGTGGCCTTGACTTTGAAGTGGACCTAACTGACCTGGAGACCTTTGGAGAAACTGCAACTAAAACGCCCCAGATCAAAAAGACAAAGAGTCAGCAGGATAAACGGACTGAAAGTAGTGGAGCTACAAGTACTCCAGATGTGGTCAAGTCGGATATTTCCAATGAAAATCCTAAAGCTAGCAGCAGTTCACAAGAAGACTTTAACACTGCTTCTCGATCCCCAGAAAACCCCAGAACAGAATCAAGTCAGCTGGTTGTGAGCGAGGCGGAGTCACTAAAGACTGAATCGCAGGGTTCTCGCCACAAATGGGATGAAGAGACAGTTTTTATGGCAGATTCAGATGACGAGAAGCTGATCATTGATGATTCTGGCTCATTAGTAGCATCACTTACAAACCAGTCAGAACCTCTGACTACAACGTGCTCCACAGACCCCCCAGTTACATCTCCTATAAAGTCTACCTCTCCAAACACTGACCCCTCTCCGCCTTTTAAGGGTACAAGGTCTAAACAGACCACTAGACGAGCAAAAGCTTCTGGGGATCAACTAGGTGAGATCCTGCGCATGCAAACAGCCATGTTCAAGTCTGGCAATGAATCAGCGATTGCCGTTAAGTCCCCAAGCCGCTGTGTGGGGCCCCAGCTGAACCCACATCCAACATCTCTGGTTAAACAGTGTGTGTCCTTATATTTGGAAAGACAGCAGAACGAGGAAGGTGACAATCGagctgctcttcctgaatctgCATTCGTCAACATCAATCCTACAGAGCACAAAA AAATACTTTCAGAAAACCTTCAGGCTTGCGCAGAAGACGAGCTAGACTATGACGCTCCGGTGGAGGGGAATCTGCTCTACAAGCTCTACAGTCTGCAAGACCTCTTGGTGATGGTGCGGAGCTCTGTCTCTCTGACCCACACAAGAAAAGTAGACAATAGTCAGAATCAG TATGTGCCAGTGCATGTTTTACCAAAGTTGGAGTACCAGCTTTCTTACGGTGTTGAATGTCTAACCAGCAGCGAGGCATGCCAGCTGTGGACAGAGACATCGCTTCACTCCAGCACAGTGTCTTACATTG CTCACATCAATGCACACGCATCCAAAGTTGCTCTGCTGAGGAAGCTGCCTGATGACTGGATGCAGAACATCTCCTGCGGGTTCAA aCCTTCAAAATCACTGAATATTTTGCACCACCTTCTGAAAAAGCTAACTGG ATTGGAGGAGGGTCAGTACCTTATTGTGCACAAAGCTGGAGAGCCGTTTGTGACACTGCTGAAAGCAGCAGGTGGAAAAGTGAGTCGGGGAGCGTACGACCTGCAGCAGATACACAGCTCTGTTCCCCAGCCCCCAAGTTTGTGCCCTGTGCCTTGGATACCTGTAGATCCGGCTGTGGTCCTCCCGTTCCACCAGCAACACAGCAGAGTTCCCTGTACATTTCCTCCAAAAACCTTTCAAAAG ACAACAAAAGATGGAGATAACAGCAGAGCTGGTCAGAAGAACCCGAATGTCCAGAAGAagggcaaacaaacaaaacgttCAGCCAAACgtaacaaatatataaaaaagctTGTTCAGAAGTCTGTTTAA